In the genome of Magnolia sinica isolate HGM2019 chromosome 2, MsV1, whole genome shotgun sequence, one region contains:
- the LOC131236999 gene encoding U-box domain-containing protein 44-like, translated as MADGWEGSYVPGSPSDEGSSHPERTHIEPLYDSFICPLTKQVMRDPVTLENGHTFERAAIEKWFKECKESGRKPVCPLTLKELRSTDLNPSIALRNTIEEWHARNGAAQLDIAGRSLSLGSSENDVLQALRHIENMCQKSRSSKHDVRNAELIPMIVNMLKSSSRRVRCKALETLHVVAEDDADNKAAMAEGDTIRTIVKFLSHEHSQEREEAVSLLYELSESESLCEKIGQVNGAILILVGMTSSKSENILAIEKAEKTLENLEKCEKNVLQMAENGRLQPLLTLLLEGSPETKLTMASYLGELVLSADVKVFVARMVGPSLIDVMRSGSMQAREAALKALNQISSCEPSAMVLIEAGILPPLVKDLLTVGVNQLPMRLKEISATVLANVVSSGCDFESIPIGPNNQTLVSEDIVHNLLHLISNTGPNIECKLLQVLVGLTASPASVLNIVSAIKSSGATISLIQFIEASQRDLRVASIKLLHHLSPHMGQELADALRGTAGQLGSLIKVISENEGIMEEQASAVGLLANLPERDSGLTHRLMEEGVFVLVISKVLRMRQGESRSSRFVTPYLEGLAGILARLTFVLADDPKAVALAQEHNLAALFTDLLQSNGLDKVQTLSAMALENLSQESKRLTKVPDMPETGFCCSIFPCFSRKPVSTGLCQVHRGICSLKESFCLLEGRAVGKLVACLDHTNVKVAEAALAALCTLLDDEVNVEQGVNVLCEAEGIRPIFDVLLENRTEILRQRAIWAAERILRKEDIAFEISGDQKMATALVDAFRHGDYRTRQIAERALKHVDKIPNFSGIFQKMG; from the exons ATGGCAGATGGTTGGGAGGGAAGTTATGTACCTGGTAGTCCCTCTGATGAGGGGAGTTCTCACCCTGAACGAACACACATCGAGCCTCTTTATGATTCCTTCATCTGTCCTCTTACAAAACAAGTAATGCGGGATCCTGTTACCTTAGAAAACGGGCACACTTTCGAGCGCGCAGCAATCGAAAAATGGTTCAAGGAATGTAAGGAGAGTGGAAGGAAGCCGGTTTGCCCATTGACGTTGAAAGAACTAAGAAGCACTGATCTGAACCCAAGTATAGCTCTACGAAATACAATTGAAGAATGGCATGCAAGAAATGGAGCTGCTCAGCTTGATATTGCTGGTAGATCACTCTCTTTGGGCAGCTCAGAGAACGATGTTTTGCAGGCTTTAAGACATATTGAGAACATGTGCCAGAAAAGCAGGTCTAGTAAGCATGATGTCCGTAATGCAGAACTAATACCCATGATTGTTAACATGCTGAAGAGCAGCAGTAGGAGAGTCCGATGTAAAGCACTTGAAACCCTTCATGTAGTGGCAGAGGATGATGCTGACAATAAG GCAGCTATGGCTGAAGGGGATACTATACGTACAATTGTTAAATTCTTGTCACATGAGCATTCCCAGGAGAGGGAGGAGGCTGTGTCTTTGCTGTATGAGTTGTCAGAATCTGAATCTTTATGTGAAAAGATTGGCCAGGTAAATGGGGCAATTCTTATATTAGTTGGAATGACAAGCAGTAAGTCGGAGAACATTTTGGCTATCGAGAAAGCTGAAAAAACACTGGAGAATCTGGAGAAGTGCGAAAAAAATGTGCTGCAGATGGCTGAAAATGGCAGACTGCAACCTCTCCTTACACTCCTCCTTGAAG GTTCACCTGAAACCAAATTGACCATGGCTTCATACCTTGGAGAGCTGGTTCTGAGTGCTGATGTGAAGGTTTTTGTGGCCAGGATGGTGGGTCCATCACTGATCGATGTGATGAGAAGTGGCAGTATGCAGGCGAGGGAAGCTGCCCTCAAGGCTCTTAACCAAATCTCATCATGCGAGCCAAGTGCCATGGTATTAATCGAGGCTGGGATCCTTCCCCCACTTGTCAAAGATCTCCTCACCGTTGGTGTCAATCAGCTTCCCATGAGGCTGAAAGAAATCTCCGCAACGGTTCTTGCCAATGTTGTGAGCTCCGGCTGTGATTTTGAATCCATTCCCATTGGTCCCAACAACCAGACTCTCGTCTCAGAAGACATAGTCCACAACCTACTCCATCTGATCAGCAACACGGGTCCCAACATTGAGTGTAAGCTACTTCAAGTCCTTGTTGGGCTCACAGCTTCTCCCGCATCGGTTCTGAATATAGTTTCTGCCATTAAAAGCTCTGGTGCTACAATCAGTTTAATTCAGTTCATTGAAGCTTCCCAGAGGGATCTGCGTGTAGCTTCCATAAAGCTTCTCCATCACCTCTCACCTCACATGGGTCAAGAGCTTGCAGATGCCCTACGTGGCACAGCAGGCCAGCTCGGCAGCCTGATCAAAGTCATCTCAGAAAACGAAGGGATCATGGAAGAGCAAGCGTCTGCAGTTGGGCTGTTAGCCAACCTTCCAGAGAGGGATTCGGGCCTTACACATCGGTTGATGGAAGAAGGTGTCTTTGTGTTGGTCATCTCAAAGGTGCTGAGGATGCGGCAGGGGGAGTCCCGTAGTAGCCGATTTGTCACTCCATATCTAGAAGGACTTGCTGGCATCCTGGCAAGGCTCACATTTGTTTTGGCTGATGACCCGAAAGCTGTTGCTCTTGCCCAGGAGCACAATCTTGCTGCACTGTTCACTGATCTGCTTCAGTCGAATGGGCTCGACAAGGTACAGACTCTGTCCGCGATGGCATTGGAGAACCTCTCACAAGAGTCGAAACGTCTGACAAAAGTACCAGATATGCCAGAGACTGGCTTCTGTTGTTCAATCTTTCCTTGTTTTAGTCGGAAGCCGGTGAGCACTGGGCTGTGCCAGGTCCACCGCGGGATATGTTCGTTGAAGGAGTCCTTCTGTCTATTGGAAGGAAGAGCGGTGGGGAAGCTGGTAGCGTGTTTGGATCACACAAACGTGAAGGTGGCGGAGGCAGCGCTTGCAGCACTGTGCACATTGTTGGATGATGAGGTCAACGTCGAGCAAGGCGTGAATGTCTTATGTGAGGCTGAGGGGATTAGGCCGATATTTGATGTCTTGCTTGAGAACCGGACGGAGATCCTCCGGCAACGGGCTATATGGGCTGCCGAGAGGATTCTGAGAAAAGAAGATATTGCATTTGAAATTTCTGGTGATCAGAAAATGGCAACGGCACTGGTTGATGCTTTCCGTCATGGTGATTATCGGACCCGGCAGATCGCCGAGCGGGCACTGAAGCATGTTGACAAGATACCCAATTTCTCTGGCATCTTTCAGAAGATGGGTTAA